In Thamnophis elegans isolate rThaEle1 chromosome 13, rThaEle1.pri, whole genome shotgun sequence, one DNA window encodes the following:
- the FAM118B gene encoding protein FAM118B isoform X1 — protein MASNANLKLHKGILLEDGMPAAKKPRKLLPSLKCKKPQDLVLVIGTGISAAVAPQVPALKSWKGLIQALLDAAIDFDLLEEEERRKFQKCLEDNKNLIHVAHDLIQKLSPRTSNVRSSFFKDCLYEVFDDLESKMEDTGKRLLRSVLHLMEDGALVLTTNFDNLLEIYAADQGKQLESLDLTDEKKVLEWAQEKRKLSVLHIHGVYTNPSGIVLHPAGYQNVLRNVEVMREIQKLYEAKSFLFLGCGWTVDDTTFQALFLEAVKHKSDLEHFMLVRRGDVDEFKKLRENMLDKGIKVISYGEEYSDLPEYFERLTNEISNLNQAGSRQGGQLNGTNTVRIENKEIGPTG, from the exons ATGGCTTCTAATGCGAATCTCAAGCTGCACAAAGGAATTCTGCTGGAGGATGGCATGCCAGCTGCAAAGAAGCCTAG GAAACTCCTGCCAAGTTTAAAATGCAAAAAGCCCCAGGATCTAGTCCTAGTGATTGGAACAGGCATCAGTGCAGCAGTGGCTCCCCAAGTGCCAGCCTTGAAGTCTTGGAAGGGCTTAATCCAGGCCCTGCTGGATGCTGCGATTGATTTCGACCTactagaagaggaggagaggagaaaatttcAGAAGTGTCTTGAGGACAATAAAAACCTCATCCATGTTGCTCATGATCTGATCCAGAAACTGTCCCCT CGCACAAGCAATGTCCGTTCTTCTTTCTTCAAAGACTGCTTGTATGAGGTCTTTGATGACCTGGAGTCCAAGATGGAAGACACGGGGAAGCGGCTCCTGAGGTCAGTTCTTCACCTGATGGAAGACGGCGCCCTTGTTCTGACCACCAACTTCGATAACTTGCTGGAAATTTATGCAGCTGATCAAGGGAAGCAGCTTGAATCTCTTGACCTCACTGATGAGAAAAAG GTCCTTGAGTGGGCACAGGAGAAGAGGAAGCTGAGTGTTCTTCATATCCATGGAGTCTACACAAATCCCAGCGGAATAGTGCTTCATCCTGCTGGTTACCAGAACGTCCTACGCAACGTGGAAGTTATG CGGGAGATCCAGAAGTTGTACGAAGCCaaatctttcctgttcttaggctgtGGTTGGACTGTGGATGATACAACCTTCCAAGCCCTCTTCCTTGAAGCTGTGAAACACAAGTCAGATCTGGAGCATTTTATGCTTGTGCGTCGTGGAGATGTGGATGAATTTAAGAAGCTCCGAGAGAACATGCTTGACAAAGGGATTAAGGTCATCTCCTATGGGGAGGAATACTCGGACTTGCCAGAATATTTTGAGAGACTGACAAATGAGATCTCCAACTTGAATCAAGCAG GTTCACGACAGGGGGGACAACTGAATGGCACAAATACTGTGCGCATTGAAAACAAAG
- the FAM118B gene encoding protein FAM118B isoform X2 yields the protein MASNANLKLHKGILLEDGMPAAKKPRKLLPSLKCKKPQDLVLVIGTGISAAVAPQVPALKSWKGLIQALLDAAIDFDLLEEEERRKFQKCLEDNKNLIHVAHDLIQKLSPRTSNVRSSFFKDCLYEVFDDLESKMEDTGKRLLRSVLHLMEDGALVLTTNFDNLLEIYAADQGKQLESLDLTDEKKVLEWAQEKRKLSVLHIHGVYTNPSGIVLHPAGYQNVLRNVEVMREIQKLYEAKSFLFLGCGWTVDDTTFQALFLEAVKHKSDLEHFMLVRRGDVDEFKKLRENMLDKGIKVISYGEEYSDLPEYFERLTNEISNLNQAGSRQGGQLNGTNTVRIENKECLPHQ from the exons ATGGCTTCTAATGCGAATCTCAAGCTGCACAAAGGAATTCTGCTGGAGGATGGCATGCCAGCTGCAAAGAAGCCTAG GAAACTCCTGCCAAGTTTAAAATGCAAAAAGCCCCAGGATCTAGTCCTAGTGATTGGAACAGGCATCAGTGCAGCAGTGGCTCCCCAAGTGCCAGCCTTGAAGTCTTGGAAGGGCTTAATCCAGGCCCTGCTGGATGCTGCGATTGATTTCGACCTactagaagaggaggagaggagaaaatttcAGAAGTGTCTTGAGGACAATAAAAACCTCATCCATGTTGCTCATGATCTGATCCAGAAACTGTCCCCT CGCACAAGCAATGTCCGTTCTTCTTTCTTCAAAGACTGCTTGTATGAGGTCTTTGATGACCTGGAGTCCAAGATGGAAGACACGGGGAAGCGGCTCCTGAGGTCAGTTCTTCACCTGATGGAAGACGGCGCCCTTGTTCTGACCACCAACTTCGATAACTTGCTGGAAATTTATGCAGCTGATCAAGGGAAGCAGCTTGAATCTCTTGACCTCACTGATGAGAAAAAG GTCCTTGAGTGGGCACAGGAGAAGAGGAAGCTGAGTGTTCTTCATATCCATGGAGTCTACACAAATCCCAGCGGAATAGTGCTTCATCCTGCTGGTTACCAGAACGTCCTACGCAACGTGGAAGTTATG CGGGAGATCCAGAAGTTGTACGAAGCCaaatctttcctgttcttaggctgtGGTTGGACTGTGGATGATACAACCTTCCAAGCCCTCTTCCTTGAAGCTGTGAAACACAAGTCAGATCTGGAGCATTTTATGCTTGTGCGTCGTGGAGATGTGGATGAATTTAAGAAGCTCCGAGAGAACATGCTTGACAAAGGGATTAAGGTCATCTCCTATGGGGAGGAATACTCGGACTTGCCAGAATATTTTGAGAGACTGACAAATGAGATCTCCAACTTGAATCAAGCAG GTTCACGACAGGGGGGACAACTGAATGGCACAAATACTGTGCGCATTGAAAACAAAG
- the LOC116516333 gene encoding pulmonary surfactant-associated protein C-like, translating to MEHNLEVVVVTGIGDTFHISRGFKFIPRIPKDRKYVILISSVLVLVTAIIIAAILIGVYITQEYTERIIKTISKGNDGQRVERTMMLNNHERLAAFLIKTNKTSATVVYDYKHHLIGIRLHYQKQCSVVAMDSLEVPSLNEVAHKIEHFDEQDSESNGSVYSFKQGKLAVCTTLGTTINILCGDIPIYWAEKQQKESRIICVAIAGVCVM from the exons GGATTCAAGTTTATCCCCAGGATCCCAAAAGACAGAAAGTATGTGATTCTCATCTCCTCGGTGTTGGTGCTTGTGACAGCAATAATTATTGCAGCCATTCTCATTGGAGTTTATATCACTCAGGAATACACTGAAAGG ATCATCAAAACCATCAGCAAAGGAAATGATGGTCAGAGGGTAGAGCGGACCATGATGCTGAACAACCATGAAAGATTGGCTGCATTTTTGATCAAGACCAATAAGACTTCGGCGACAGTTGTCTATGATTACAAACAC CATCTGATTGGCATCCGACTTCACTATCAAAAACAATGCTCAGTGGTGGCGATGGATTCACTTGAAGTTCCCAGTTTAAATGAAGTCGCCCACAAAATTGAACATTTTGATGAACAG GATTCAGAAAGCAACGGCTCGGTCTACAGCTTCAAGCAGGGAAAACTAGCTGTTTGTACCACTCTTGGAACAACTATAAATATCCTTTGTGGTGATATTCCTATCTACTGGGCTGAG AAACAACAGAAGGAATCACGAATTATCTGTGTCGCAATTGCAGGTGTTTGCGTTATGTAA